A genomic segment from Aegilops tauschii subsp. strangulata cultivar AL8/78 chromosome 1, Aet v6.0, whole genome shotgun sequence encodes:
- the LOC109769809 gene encoding uncharacterized protein has product MPDGGGGSDGAGTGAGRIKGSWSPEEDELLRDAVARHGARNWTVISAEIPGRTGKSCRLRWCNQLSPGVHRRAFTPDEDRLIFDLHSKHGNKWATIARKLVGRTDNSVKNHWNSTLRKRRRAAAAAATAGNAAGGPVFAPAAAMSFQSVDLTKGGEDDYDDDDDSDGSVEPPANAKRPRVDVPPAVKVDDQAPPPDPPTSLSLSLPGTGVGAVTPPAPPAPVPAPAPVKEAWMESARAMLEQNPWFMEAMKRMVEDEVRRQMGSVCSIMASLGRAGAAAATLPTARVDRAETHPAGGRDQRTDG; this is encoded by the coding sequence ATGCCGGACGGCGGGGGCGGGTCGGACGGCGCGGGGACGGGGGCGGGGAGGATCAAGGGGTCGTGGAGCCCCGAGGAGGACGAGCTGCTGCGCGACGCCGTGGCGCGCCACGGGGCCAGGAACTGGACCGTCATCAGCGCCGAGATCCCCGGCCGGACGGGCAAATCCTGCCGCCTGCGCTGGTGCAACCAGCTCAGCCCCGGGGTGCAccgccgcgccttcacccccgacgAGGACCGCCTCATCTTCGACCTCCACAGCAAGCACGGCAACAAGTGGGCCACCATCGCGCGCAAGCTCGTCGGCCGCACCGACAACTCCGTCAAGAACCACTGGAACTCCACGCTGCGGAAACGCCGCAGGGCGGCCGCGGCCGCCGCCACCGCGGGCAACGCGGCGGGCGGGCCCGTCTTCGCGCCTGCCGCTGCCATGTCGTTCCAATCTGTGGATCTCACCAAGGGCGGGGAGGACGActacgacgacgacgacgacagcGACGGCTCGGTGGAACCGCCCGCCAACGCCAAGCGGCCCCGCGTGGACGTCCCTCCCGCGGTGAAGGTGGACGACCAggcgccgccgcccgacccgccCACGTCGCTGTCACTCAGCCTGCCGGGAACCGGGGTCGGCGCCGTCACCCCGCCGGCTCCCCCGGCGCCAGTGCCGGCGCCAGCGCCGGTGAAGGAGGCGTGGATGGAGAGCGCGAGGGCGATGCTGGAGCAGAACCCGTGGTTCATGGAGGCGATGAAGCGGATGGTCGAAGATGAGGTGCGGCGGCAAATGGGCAGTGTGTGCTCCATCATGGCGTCCCTGGGCAgagccggcgcggcggcggccacCCTGCCGACGGCCAGGGTCGATCGGGCAGAAACGCACCCGGCAGGCGGTCGAGACCAACGGACGGACGGATAG